The genomic interval cccaggtttggggtttttttgggtttgttttttttttttttctttcccaccgCCTATTTTCGCGGCAACGGCTCTCCGCTCCCGCTGTTAACGGCTTCCCTTCCATAAATAAGCCTCAATTATTGAGCTCCCGCTGCTTTTTCGTTAGGGGGAAAGTCCCCGGTGGGCCGTGACGGCTGCGAACACGACGCTACGGCTCTGCAGTAAACATGATTAGCGCCGTACCCCCGGCTCGGCCAGGCGCGGGGGCGGATTTGCTGACGCTTAATGACGAAGCGAGTTATTAACGGGGAGGGCTGATGCTCGGACAGCCGGCGGACGGGGAGCCGGGCtcgggtcgggggggggggggtcccatggggtCCCACTGAGCCTACGGCGTTGGGGAGCCACCACGGGGTCCGTTGGAGCCCctttggtggggggggggggtgtctcagGACCTGGGCGCATCCGAAATATTTgggaaatccttttttttttaaacaccagcCAAAGGACGAGGGATTTTTAACCGCAGccgccaccacccccccaccaccaccccccccaacctggGTGCTGCGTGtcgtcgtgtccccccccctccccagctccatccccagccAGGATCGGTGCCGAACAACCAATTCGCCTCCTGTTGGGGCTGAGCCTTTGCGAGAATTACAATAAGCTGGAAAAACCCAGCCTGCAGTGATTTCGGGCAGGAGACAGGCTGTTTTCCAGAAGAGTTTCTACATGTGTAAGGTTATTAAGTGCcctgggttatttttttttttttttttttccccaccaccgccccccccctcctcctttttcttttgtagccTAATAAATAGCGGCACAAAGGAAAAGCACGGTTGtcggggggggttggggtttgggtttggggtttttttttttattttcccagctgTAGGCACCGACCGAACACGCCTGGAACGGCAACTGCACTGCAGCACTCGCTGCATCGCCTCGGCGGGGATGGGGCTCCCGTTCCGGCCCCACGCagggtccccccccccctcctaaGGACACCCACGGCTGAGGGGTGCAGGGACGGTGACCAAGGTCCCTGCGGGGCGGTGGGTGGCATCGCCCTTGTCCCGCTGCTCCCCTTTTCCCAAAGCTTTATCTCAGCCCCATCGACCCTCGTCACCGAACCCGCCGGCTTGAGCGCTGCAGGGGCGTTGGGGGGAGAGGGATCCAGCCCGGGGTCAAAGGTGGGGGATGAtcgatgggatgggatgggatgggatgggagtgggaatgggaatgggatgggatggagatgggaatgggatggggatagggatggggatgggattgggattgGGATTGggttgggatgggatgggatggggatggggatggggatgtgatggagatggggatgaGAATAGGACGGGcatgggaatgggatggggatggggatgggatgggatggggatgggaatgggatggggatgggatgggatggggatggggatgggatggggatggggatgggaatggggatgggatggggatgggatgggatggggatgggatggggatggggatgggatgggatgggatgggatggggatgggatgggatgggatggggatggggatggggatgggatagggataggatgggatggggatgggatgggatggggttgAGGAAGCAGGCCTGCACTCCCACTCCCAGCCCCTTGCCGTTCCTCGCTCACTGTGCACCgcagcagccagcacccccCGTGTGCCTCCTGCCGTCGTCACCTCCCGGTAGGGAAACGGAACCCACTCCTCGCTTTGCTGGAAGCCGTGGGGTGAGACAGGAGCGCTCCTCACAGGCGAGCAGCGGCCTCGGTCCACAGGTCGCTTGGATACAGCCTCCGCCGCGTTGGGGAGCCTTGCTCGGGCGCTAATTGCTAAATAATCGCTGTGGGGGGGGGTTGCCAGCCGCTGCTGGGAGCCGGCAGGCGTGTGGCTGCGCATCGCACGCTCCTCGCACGGCGCGAAGCCCTCCGTCATCCTCCTCCTTCGCCCGGCTCCGCTCAACAACCATCCTCGCGGTGCCAAGCCGGGCGCCGGAGCCGTGCCCGCTCTTGGCCGCCGGCCCGCGCGTGTTTCCGACAGCAAATTAAACTCCCTGCATGAGCGAGCCTCGAGCCTCGGGGGTTTGGCCGAGGAGCCCTTCACGTCCCGTTcccggggggctggggcagagatGCTCCGGTCGAGGTTCGCAGCGTGGGGTTAATCGCTTTCCCGTGCTCGCAGCCCCGGCCGGGATGCGGGAATGAAGCTGGGAAAGACGGGACGTGCTTCAGCAGATGCTGCCTGCGCAGGGTGGGAGCCCGACGCCCAAACCCAGCAGCACCCCGAcgcgtttttttttttccccacccctccATCACCCAGACGGCGCCGGGGCCGAGGTGCTTCCCCGAGCGCCTGGAGGAtgctctgcagaaggagcaCGCAGGGTCTTCTCCTCCCCCCAGGACCTATTGATGGACCCCAACAAGCCCATCAGCGAAGTTGGGGcttcccagcaccccaaaacgTACCACCACAGTGGGAGggggtgtgcatgtgtgtgtgtgtgtgtgcatcaCTGCGGCCCTCTGCACCCGCTCCTCTTGCACACAAGCAGCTGATGGGCTTAGCAGGGATTATCCTCTTGTTCCCCGCTCCTCTCTCAAGAGGACAATAAACGTGACAAGGTGCTGCCAGCTTCGGTTTTACGCTCTCAACCCAGCACCACGATGTCGTCCTCAGGGCGGGGACGGGGCTCCAGGGCTGGaccgtgtgtcccccccaccaccaccaccccctttCCATCCCGGGGCTGCGACGAGGAACCAACGGGGTTGATGTGACCTCTGCGGGCTTTAACGCACCCTGGCTCCATCCCTGGCCCCATCCTGCCAGCGTCCCTGTGCTGCTCTCTACCCAGatttggggtgcgggggggggggtctctgctTGCAGGGGTcccttcacccccccccccagtctgcAAAGCATCTCGCAGGGGCCGGGCTGACCCGTAGCCCTGGGAAGCACAGCTCTGCAACTCGATTTTACGGGACAATTTTAAGCTTTATTATGCCTGACCGTGCTCGCAGGAGGTTTGCCCGAGCGGGGAGGCTGCCTGCCGAGCCCCAGGCAGCACCGGGCCCGCTGCTTCCTCCAGCCCTGTGTCCCTCCGTCCCTttgtcccctcccaccccacctgCTCCACATCTCCTGCATCCCTTCCATCCCCTCCATATCTCCTCcatccccccccacacctcctccatcccccccccacacctcctccatcccctccacatctcctccatcccccctacatctcctccatcccctccacatctcctccatccccccccacacctcctccatcccttccaCATCTCCTCCATCCCCCCTCCATATCTCCTCCATTCCTTCCACatctcctccatctcctccaccccccccaCATCTCCTCGATCCCTTCCACCCCCCCCACATCTCCTGCTTCCCTTCCATCCCCTCCATATCTCCTCCATCCCTTCCACATCTCCTCCATCCCTTCCACATCTCCTCCATCCCTTCCACatctcctccatcccctccaCATCTCCTCCATCCCTTCCACATCTCTTCCATCCCTTCCACCCCCCCCACCACATCTCCTGCTTCCCTTCCACATCTCCTCCATCCCTTCCACCCCCCGCCACATCTCGTGCATCCCCTCCATatctcctccatctcctccaccCCCTCCACATCTCCTCGATCCCTTCCACCCCCCACCACATCTTGTGCACCCCCTCCATatctcctccatctcctccaccCCCTCCTCACCTCCTGCATCCCTTCCACCCCCTCCATATCTCCTCCACCCCCTCCACACCTCCTGCATCCCTTCCATCCCTTCCACCTCTCCTCCACCCTTTCCATCCCCTCCTCATCCCTGGGCAGCAGGTTCCTGCTCTCCCCCAGGGCCGGGATCCCACCATCCCAACCTCGGTGGGTGCTCATTTTGGGGCAAGACACCCACGCAGGgtcctctccccccccaccaccccgcCCCTTTGCAGAGTCTGCACCGCAGCCGTGCTGtaatttctcttcccttcctcccagctctgctgtaatTTCCCCGGCGCCGCACCCGCATGCATTAAACATGCCCATAAACAACATCGCTGGCTGCCGGCGCACATCTGGACGAGAGGGCTGGAGATTGCAGCCGGCTCCTGGCATCCGCCGGCAGAAGGGatgaaggaaagggaggaggaaatcaAGCCATCGAGTGACAAATAATagtagtttttttaaaaaaaattggaggggggggggaaatagcAACACGAGCCCCATCAAACGTCAAAGAGACCATTTTTATTTGCCATCAAAATAAAGAtgtcaactggaaaaaaaaaatagaaacaaaaaaaaaaaccccacaaccaaacaaCCGAGGTCAGCTCAAATGAAGGCAGAAGATCCATGCGCCATGAACCGCGGGAAGAAAccaaagaaatataaaaaaaaaaaaataaaaaacaaagaggaggaggaggaggagaaggaggaggaggaggaaggctccATCCCCTAGAGAAAATGGCCAAGGCTGAAGTGTAGAAAAACaaagagctggggaaggagagcagaggagtccggcgcggggcggcggggggggggggtcacagctCACCCGACGTCTTTATGACGTGGAAGAGCGTGACGTTGTAGATGACCTGGTGGCCGTTGTTCCAGGTGTAGAGCACCCTCTCCCGCGGGTTGTAGTCCAGCATGGATATGTGGGAATACTGGTTGTGGAAGGGAATATCCGTGTATTCGTAGCTGGAAGTGTTTGTGTAGTAGGCAAAATAGATCTTGGCGCCGGCGAGGTGGGAGTTGGTGACGTAGAGCGTGCCGCAGATCATGAAGGACTCTCCGGCGCTTCGTTTGGGGTAACCCGTGTCCCAGCTACGCAGGacctccagggtctgggggTCCACCCTGCTCACCACGATGTTGCCGGCGTTTTGGTTGGTGGTGTAGACAGCCCACAGCCCGCTCTCGTCCACCATGAAGTCGATGTCGGAGAAACCGCCCCAAGAATAAGGGAAGGTGTTGTTGTAGCCGGCGCCGGCGAGGCTGCGCTGCACCAGCACGCTGCGGGAGCGGAAGTGATATTTCACCGCGATGTTACTCTGATATTTGTTGTAGTAGAGGGACCCGTTGAAGACAACGTGGCCCGTGCCGGCCCAGGGATGCGGCAGGAGATGCTGCACGAAGTTCTGTCCCGTCACGAAGTCGTTCAAGGTCCGAAACTCCAAGACGCGGCGGCCCTTGTAGTAACCATCCATGTACCACACCTGCGGCGGGCTCGGGTTAGGGATGCCCGGCCGAAACggggtcccagccccagcaAGACGGGTTCCCCGTCGGACGGACGCGACCCGTGTCCTTCACAGCCCCCGCCCCAGCGCACGCAGCCGTTCGCACCGCTGGGACACaacggggttttttttttctggctcccCCCCACCCTTTAAACAcgtttttctgctctttctgcagATCAAATGCTTGGCTAATTTTTAATAAGAGGCCGTGCTTCGTTAGAAAGCCCTGATTGAGTTCCCGGCCTGCAGAGGCTCCCAGGAagctcctgcccagcctcccacCGGTTTCCTTCCGCAGCACTTGGCAGAGCTCCGCACCGGCAGAACGCGCCCCACGTGCAACGGAGCAGAGGGTTTGCACCCCGCCGAGCGTGCACCCAGGCACGGGCACCCCAGGCAGTGTGTACCCCAGGGGCACGTAGAGCGTGCACCCCAGGGAGCGTGCACCGAGGTGCACAGACCCCAGGGAGCGTGCACGGGCAGTGTGTACACCAGGGAGTGTGCACCGAGGTGCGTGCAACCCCAGGCAGTGTGCATGGGTAGCGTGCACCCCAGGGAGCGTGCACCGAGGTGCACAGACCCCAGGGAGCGTGCACGGGCAGTGTGTACACCAGGGAGCATGCACTGAGGTGCACAGATCCCAAGGAGCGTGCACGGGCAGTGTGCACCCTGAGATGCACAGATCCCGGGGAGCATGCACGGGCAGTGTGTACACCAGGGAGCGTGCACCGAGGTGCACAGACCCCAGGGAGCGTGCACAGGCAGTGTGCACACCAGGGAGCGTGCACGGGCAGTGTGCACACCAGGGAGCGTGCATGGGCAGTGTGTACACCAGGGAGCATGCACAGGCAGTGTGCACCCCAGGGAGCGTGCACAGGCAGTGTGTACACCAGGGAGCGTGCACGGGCAGTGTGCACCCCAGGGAGCGTGCACAGGCAATGTGTACACCAGGGAGCATGCACAGGCAGTGTGCACCCCAGGGAGCGTGCACAGGCAGTGCGTACACCAGGGAGCGTGCACGGGCAGCGTGCACCCCAGGGACGTGCCCCCACGGCAGCACGAGCCAGGCAGGTTGCAGGGGACACGGTGCACGAGGAGCGCCGGGGTTTTGCAAAAATTCCGAGCCAGGCCTGCCAAGAGAGGAGCTGCCCACCTGCAAACCCCTCCTCTGCTTGGgcctggggggggtcagggaaaaacccccagaaaaaaGCCACAGAGGAGCCACGGGAAGTCGTCGTGTtgttccccccgccccatccccACGGGTGCCCGTACCACTCACCCGGCTGTCGGCGCTGGGTGTCATCGTGTCGGTCATCCAGGACCCGAAGCGGGAGCCCGACGCTCGGATGGTGATGGGGTTGCTGACGCCCGTCAGCTTCCcgcagcctgggggggggggggcggcagtgGGGGGCAAAGTTTGGGGTTAGGGGTGGGTGTTTGGGACCACGACATCGCCCGGCTCTCTCTGGTCCCGTGGGCGTCACGAACGGAACAGGGAGGAACCGGGGCTCCCCttcaccccagggacccccccgccCAGGGAGTCTCAGGGGAtgcaggatggggggggggtgctcaAGGAAAAGGCACCGCTGGGCTCCGGCAGCCATTCCTGAGCGAGGAGAGGTGGCTCCGGCACGATCCCGGCGCCTGGCCGCACCGGCAAACACCCTGTCGGCACCAGCTGGAGGATGCCGGGCTGCcggtattattattattattattattattattattattattattattattattattattattatcatcatcatcatcatcatcatcatcatcatctatatatgttatatattatatatttattatattatattatattattaatatattattaatatattattaaatataatttattaaacaatataatataatataatataatataatataatataatataatataatataatataataaatataatataattgGGAAGATATCAGCAGTGCAGCAAAAGAGGAGGCTCAACGCGCGGGCAGAGTGCGCGGCAGCCGCAGGCAGCGGCTTGGCTTCTCCGAAACGGGCAGCTGGCAGCAttggctgcctgccctgcctgcacgaGGAGGGACCCCGGTTTTCCCTGCGAGCGGGGGACGTGGGTGCCCACCCACTCCGGTGCCAAagctggggtgggtgggggttgAACCGTACCCAGTTTTTGCATGCAGGCGTGCAGGCGTGCCTCCAGCATCAGCAcccgctgctgcagctcctcgtAGTCGTAGGCACCCATCTCCTCCTGGATGGCCAGCAAGCTCCCAGAGAGGTTCCTCACCTCCTCCTTCAGGTGCATGATCAGCCTCGTGTCCGACTTGTACTGATCCAGGAcgggcagcagaggcagcagctccgTCATCTTGTCCTTGAGCTCCTGTTCAAGGGGtgcgaggggaaaaaaaacccaaaaaaaccccaaaaaaacccacaaaaaccccccaaaaaacccaaaaaaaccccaaaaaatcaaaaaacccccaaaaaaaacccaaaaaaaaccccaaaacccccaaaaaacccaaacaaacaaacaaaaaaacccatcaccCCCTTAAAttgccccggggggggggtgctcGCCCCCATGCCCGCTGTCCGTCTGTCCATCCCTCCGGGGGTAGCAAGGAGCTTTCCAGCACAGCAGCGCCCGGAGCTCAGCCTCGTTAACACGCCAGAGAcgaacccccattccctgccttGGTAATTAATAACAATTACAAGGCTTTGCATCTTCCAAAGAGCTTGGGGAGCGGTAGCGGGGGGAACcgggcaggatccggcccctCCGTGGGAACGTGGGGAGAGGTGGTGGCTCCAGGCAATGGGTGACGggtgcccccagcaccctgcgTGCCACAGagacccccgggacccccgtAGGGATGCTCCGGCACCGGGAGCCGTGCACGATCCTGGCAGGCTCGTGCCAGCTACCGCACCGGCGTGGCAGGGAaaccggggctgggggggggaggcacaGCAGGGAGCTGGCCCGCTCCACCGAGTCTCCTTCGCTCAAGGACGCCGTAAATCCACAGCCAGCACCTCCGTCCCGCTCCACGGCCCCGCTCGCCGGCCCGCAGGAACGAGCCCGGTTCGTCAGcacctttcctccctcctcgcCTTTTATTTGAGGGCGGCATTACCGGGCCAACGTTCCCGTATCTCGGTGGGATTGCATCCCGGTCGTGGGGCTCAGCATCTCCTGCTGTGATTAAACCAGCCGAGACATTTGCTGCGGCTCAGATGTTTAATCAATGTCTTGTCTCTGCAACTGTCAGCGCCCGGCATCCGCCCGAGCATCCTCCGGCCCGTCTCAGTGCCAAGAACCAGCCGCTCCCGAGACAGAAACACTTTTCAGCTGTCAGGATGAAGCCTAGAGGCTCCCAAAATAAACCAGTGCcccggcggggggcggggggggggctggtaATGGGATTTCTTGGGGGCAGCATCGACTCGCAGGCTGCATCGATCAGCACACGGCGCTGGCGGCTGCCACCCGTCAGGTGGAAATCACGGCAAAGAACCgtgttttgtttaattaaagGTGTCGATTTGCAGCCAGATGGGTTGGGAATTGGCCATCGCTGCTCCCCTGCCACCGGTACCCAGGGTCATTTTGCCCCGTGCCTTGTCTGCCTGCCCACCGCGGCTGGGCACCCTGGCCCACTCCTGCACCGCGCACCCACCCGGTATGCCCAGGTGCCGCAGGGATGCTCGGCCCTGGGACCGTGCAGGGATGCTCGGTCACCTGGACCACTGCAGGGATGCTCGGCCACCTGGACCATGCAGGGATGCTCGGCCCTGGGACCGTGCAGGGATGCTCGGTCACCTGGACCACTGCAGGGATGCTCGGCCCTGGGACCATGCAGGGATGCTCGGCCACCTGGACCACCACAGGGATGCTCGGCCCTGGGACCGTGCAGGGATGCTCAGCCACCCAAACCACCGCAGGGATGCTCAGCCCTGGGACCATGCAGGGATGCTCGGCCACCCGGACCACTGCAGGGATGCTCGGCCCTAGGACCGTGCAGGGATGCTCGGCCAACTGGACCACTGCAGGGATGCTCGGCCCTGGGACCGTGCAGGGATGCTCGGCCACCCGGACCACCACAGGGATGCTCGGCCACCCGGACCACCGCAAGCAGGCCCCTGCCCACCCATGTCGTAGCATCACGCCGCACCACGCGCTCGGGGAGGTCTGCCAAAGCCGGCAGCCGGTGCCGTGGGGCACAAGAGGCATCGGGGGtaggggggggagtgggggtggTGCGGGCTCACCTGGAAGCTCTTGGCGTTGAGGCTCTTCTGGCTCTCAGCAGCCACCTTCAGCCTGGAGTCCAAGCCCTTCATCAGGGACTCGGTGTTGCGCACGTACTGGAGGTCCCGGTAGGTCCGGAGGTCCAGCACCTCCATCGACTGGGAGATGTTCTGCACCTgcacggtgggatggggaaggggataAAGCCCTCAGTTTAATTAACACAGCCCCCTGCTGCTAACAAAGGGGCCTGAGCTGGGGAAATTTGGGgtgcagaggcagagaggggctgaggaagggagaccgcccccccccccccccacccaggacCAGCCCGGGGCTACCGGGTGCTGGTGGGGACACGGCCCTGGGAGCCCCCACCCCGGcgtccccatccccggggaGCCACAGGATGAGCCGCTCCCCGCTCCACCGCACCGGCATTTATGTAAACGCTCGCAAGAaaactcttcccccccctccccg from Grus americana isolate bGruAme1 chromosome 33, bGruAme1.mat, whole genome shotgun sequence carries:
- the OLFM2 gene encoding noelin-2 isoform X1, which produces MTVPLLKIGAVLSTMAMVTNWMSQTLPSLVGLNGTAVSRAGTSEKITLFQSPDEGWQVYTSAQAPDGKCLCTAVIPVQGTCSRDLRSHQLRQLMEKVQNISQSMEVLDLRTYRDLQYVRNTESLMKGLDSRLKVAAESQKSLNAKSFQELKDKMTELLPLLPVLDQYKSDTRLIMHLKEEVRNLSGSLLAIQEEMGAYDYEELQQRVLMLEARLHACMQKLGCGKLTGVSNPITIRASGSRFGSWMTDTMTPSADSRVWYMDGYYKGRRVLEFRTLNDFVTGQNFVQHLLPHPWAGTGHVVFNGSLYYNKYQSNIAVKYHFRSRSVLVQRSLAGAGYNNTFPYSWGGFSDIDFMVDESGLWAVYTTNQNAGNIVVSRVDPQTLEVLRSWDTGYPKRSAGESFMICGTLYVTNSHLAGAKIYFAYYTNTSSYEYTDIPFHNQYSHISMLDYNPRERVLYTWNNGHQVIYNVTLFHVIKTSGEL
- the OLFM2 gene encoding noelin-2 isoform X2; translated protein: MRFFPGLLLLLSAGSPAMQTLFQSPDEGWQVYTSAQAPDGKCLCTAVIPVQGTCSRDLRSHQLRQLMEKVQNISQSMEVLDLRTYRDLQYVRNTESLMKGLDSRLKVAAESQKSLNAKSFQELKDKMTELLPLLPVLDQYKSDTRLIMHLKEEVRNLSGSLLAIQEEMGAYDYEELQQRVLMLEARLHACMQKLGCGKLTGVSNPITIRASGSRFGSWMTDTMTPSADSRVWYMDGYYKGRRVLEFRTLNDFVTGQNFVQHLLPHPWAGTGHVVFNGSLYYNKYQSNIAVKYHFRSRSVLVQRSLAGAGYNNTFPYSWGGFSDIDFMVDESGLWAVYTTNQNAGNIVVSRVDPQTLEVLRSWDTGYPKRSAGESFMICGTLYVTNSHLAGAKIYFAYYTNTSSYEYTDIPFHNQYSHISMLDYNPRERVLYTWNNGHQVIYNVTLFHVIKTSGEL